ATCTAGGCAATCTCACTAAATGCTGCTGGACCAACTCCAGTATCTACATAAAaagtgcatagtgtagtatgagtacaacctaacccatgtactctgtaagtgccgagCCGAACCTTGATGAAGTAGTGACCAGACTAAAGTGGGCCACTTACAATAACTTGTACGTAGTAATAATGATATTAATAGGAAAAGAAACAAGAATTGAAAGTAATGCAATTAACTCATGAAAATGAACTTAAACCTCATTATTGGAAAGCCCATAATAACACGTCTCATAATCACATATAAAAATGCCGAGGCTAACTCAATAATAACAACAAGTATAATATATACAAATTGTTGCAGTGCGCAACCTaatcccaccatatcatcattTATCAGTGTCAAGTACCACATATACAATCCAGgatgcgcaacccgatcccaccatactTATTCCACCATTTCAATTCATTACCTTTCAATttccgttgcagcgtgcaacccacttcccaaataatttcaattaacatAAACAATCTGATAGCCCAATTTACAAGAATTTTTACACCAAGAGAGTAAAGGTACAGGGCAATAAACGACCACATAAAAATCAAAGAATCTCTAACAATTAGAAGTTTCAACTTTACAAGTTTATCGGTATCTAACAAACTCACGCAAATGAAACTACGTCATAGATTGCAacaaatattataaaaataatagggAAAGTAAAAAATGTGACAATCAAGATGTACAAGTAAAACAATAAAggcaagtagcaaataagcatGGAGTAATGGAAGGAACGAACAATTTAGTACGAAAATActtaaatgaaaaataacaataatagcATATAGGTCAAATAAAGCATGTAGCAATTAAGGCATGGAACAAGATAATTCATGAAAtaacgaaaataatcaaaaaaagATATCTTAACGACATaaatacactcgtcacctcgcatatactcCATTTTCTCACATAATCCACACAACACACCGTTTAAAAATTTCTAATTCCatcaagtcaaggttagatcCAACGCTCACTCTGAAATCAAATCAAAGCTCAACCAGGGTCTTTCCTCTAGAAttagcctccaaaccaatcaaatctaacaaaatatagttcaaacaattcaaaataagctttagaaactacccgtgagtgaaaaagattcaatctttactgatttttaaaaaagtcaacaaaagtcaacctcggGCCGCGTGGTAAAAACTCGGTTACCCATTCACTCCCCGAGCCCGATTATacgattagtttcaaaatccgacagcaatttgaggtctaaatcgcAATTTCTCAAAATCTTCAATTTCTACCTACATCGCTAATTTTTACCATGGAAAAGCATAGATTAAAGGTTGGAATGGTGGTTTATGGAAATAGAAGGAAACAAGTTAAAATCTACTAAACTATTAAGTTGGAATGAAAtacctcttcaaaatcgcctctaaGTCGAGCTCAAACTTGAGTCGGTACTTTTAAATCACTGGGCTGACGCGATCACGAAGCAGCAGCAGCCTTAGTGGTGTTCGCAATGGCCTGTCCCCccggccttcgcgttcacgagcaTGGGCTTGAGTTTGCATAGAACAACCCCTGCCTCTCCCCCAGAATACTTTAACCTATCATGTCGGATGGGCAATCCTTCCAATGTTTCACGTTCGCGACCTTTTCTctgcgttcgcatagaagaaaaacCTCCCCAATCCCAAGTTATCCTTCGTGATCACCTATCTGATACTTATCCAAGTCCCTCgggcttcaaaccaaacatgcacaagtgTAATAATATTATACGAACTTGCTTGcacgatcaaaacaccaaaataacacctagaactatgaattggacatcaaaatgcatgaaattttcaaagaaacttaagaactttcaaaTTCACAATAGAACgtccgaatcatatcaaatcaattCTGTCTtgtaccaaattttgcagacaaataTTAAATAGTAAAATGAACCCATACCAAGTCTTGGAACCGAAATCCGAACCCGATAGTTgtaaagtcaacctacggtcaaacttcaaaattctttaaaccttcaaattactagGTTTCAACAAATCACGTTAAATCAAGTTAGGAACTTTCGAATTCAatttcgagcatacgcccaagttaaaaatcatgatacggacccaccgggactgTCAAAATACCCATCTAGGTCTGTTTACATGAAATgttgaccgtagtcaactcaagtcatttttaaggctaaaatttatatttcctttagtttttcacataaaaattttCCATAATAAGACACGGACTAtgtacaaaaatggaaaaatgctaAACGGTGGTAATCGAGGTTTCGAAATATGAAATAGAGGCTAAAACTCAAAATggcctatcgggtcatcacaattaGTTTTTACACAAttagtttttacttttttaaatattaaatatttaattttaaatacaattaaTTTTGGCCCGCTGGCCGACTCAATCCCAACCTCGGTCAAGCCTCAAGGGCCAGCAGGCTTACTTGGGTCGGGCTTATAACCCTCAATTTTAAATAAGCTCAAAAATTCTAACCCAATCCTACCTAAATAGCAGGATGGGTTAGGCTGGCTTTACGGGCCAAGCCCATTTTGACAGCTCTAGCCACGATCCTGACTTTGTCCTCTTTGGCTACTTCTCCCCCTGCTTTCGATGTTGAAAGAAAATCCTAGGGGATCACTTGATTCTTTTCGGTGCATGTCTTTACTTAGAACCTAGTCTCTGATATCATCCAATTTAAGTTTGGTGCTTCCCGATGAACTGCTAGCTACAATTACTATTTGCAGACCAATTCTCCGATAGAGATGACAGTAGAATCAATGCCTTGACTTTGTCATCAAATATTATGCTAGTAGATCTCAACCGAGTTAATAGTACATTAAACGCATTAATATGTTTCGTAACAGATCCGCCTTCGGCCATCTTCTAGTTGAACAATCGGCACATCAAACAGACTTTATTTGAAGCAAATGGCTTTTCGTACATATATTATAACACCTTCGTCAGGCCTGTAGTGATCTTCTCGTTAATGATGTTAAATGCCACACTTTGTGTCAGCGTCAAACAAATCGCACCAAAAGCTTGACGATCTAATAGACCCCAATTTGCTTTGCGCGTATTCTCTGATTTTACCCTCGTAAGAGGTAAATGCAGATTTTTCTGGTAAAGATAGTCCTTTATCTgcatttttcaaaattcaaaatcttTGTCATTAAAGTTGTCAATCTTAACCTTCCCTACTTCTGATGCCATTCTTCCAAAAAAAACTTTATGTCAATAGTAACCACGAATATTATTCTGTATAGAAAAAAATACCTCAAACATATAAGATAGAAAATACGCACTATTGGTGAACAATAATTGAGTAGTACTTTTTCTATTATGAATAGTGTTAAGTATTAATGAACAATAGTTTTGCAGTATTCTCACGAATAGTACACTATACCAATACAATACTCTTACACCAGAATTACACTGTCTGTGCTCGTGTACCATTTATTAAGAAGTGTGCTAGGCTAATAGaaaggaaaaaatatataaaaaaagtaataaatttcaaaaaacaagaaaagacaagatttacgtggttcgaTAAATTTTGCATACTCCATGATTATACAGAGAATAGGTTTTTATTACTGAAGAGAAATAAGAAGTTGTGAGGATCCTTTACAATTGAGGAAAGATAGGCATAGAAATCATTTGATATCTTCAGCAAAAATGTGAACATGCAGCAGGACGACACTACAATTGCGCGCCGAATtattttttttcatatatttGTAGATTAAAGGATTTGTAACATATGGGTAAATACGCACAATTCTTCTTCGTTTCTTCTGATTCTTAGTTCTGCCCCAATTGCTTCCAAATTAGGTCAAGAGACATCTTCTTATTTTCAATTCTTCTTCGTTTCTTTATAATTCTTCTGAAATTGCTTTCTAATTCTTGCATGTTTTCTTCGTCAAAGTAGTTCTAATGTCGAACTCGTCGAGTTCGTTGAAGGCACCTCCCACAGATGTTGTGTACTGTAACTGCGGTCAATTAGCAAACTTCAAGATATCATTGACAGATCGTAACCCTGGTTGAAGGTTTTATAGTTGCAAAATTGGAAAGGTAAGCTTAATTCATAGTAATTCATGATAATCTATTCTTCTTAAATTCTCATCTTTCTTTCCTTGGTTGTATTTGTAGAAAAGGGGTGGATGCAATTACTTTAGATGGTATGATGAAGACTTCTCTTCTTAAGAAAATAGGGTGATTTGTGGTTTGTTGAAAAAAGTCAAGATTTTGGAGAGGGATCGGGCAATAAAAAAATGGACCATCATACTTCTTACAGCTTTATTGATGCTAATTTTATGGATATGGCTATGGAGTGATGCTTGTTGTGTTTGTTCAAATTAGTGGGATTAGTTGGTTGTTCTTTTTGCTGATTAGTAATAGTAGGGGTGATTGTATTGTCTAGTGTCATTTTGTTTAGAAGGAAGTTGCAGACTTGTTTCAATTAGTGCAATGGTTGGTCTAGTACAagattatttaattttgtttcaATTAGTTCAAGGGAAGAGTTTGAATTTGTATGTAAGAAATTTGCTGCCTTGTTAGCTCAATTGTTGCCTTGTTTTTTTATAGCTGTCGTGTGATATTGGCCAAAAAGAAATGCAACATTTAAGAGAAGATGGTCACAATTTGGTGCAATTTCAAACTAGATTATAGTAACTCTaagtttttcttcaaaataatGTCAATCATCCACATAATACAACCATATTAATGTACTTAAAATACATCAAAATACATTATAAGTAGTCAATAACATGTGTTTGCTACTGCAAATTACATTGCCACACAAAAGCCTAAAACATAAAAAACTACTGGTTGTTGGAGTCCCTCATCTGCTGCAATTAGAGAGTGGTAATGGCATATCTACAGTTCCATCTCAATCCTCGAGGCTTAAAACAAATGTCAATATCTGGTGGAGTTGTACTCATGACATTTGAACCAGCATTTACTAGTCTTTCTGATGTTGTTCCTGGCTGAAAAATATTCCCAAATCAGCATTGATATCTTTGTGAAACTAGAATAATAATGATATGATGGTACATATAAACTTACATTTAGTATTTGAGTTCCATTTCTGCTTTCCTAATAGAGACCAAATCCAACATTGTTGGGCCTCTTTTGTCCTCTTGTAGTAGCATCTATTAGTCCCTTGCccctcctaagtcccaaatcacctcctgaagctatctgaaccatcaaaattcacatccgagccctttttcacataagtcaacatccagttgactttccAACAAAAGcttacttgttcttgattgttactttgttcaactacctgtaatcaatgcacatcctcatcgtgtcatccttcttcttcacaaatagaacaggcacaccctaaggtgacacactaggccgcaTTAAcctcttatcaaggagttcctgaagttgctccttcagctccactggtgccatacgatatggtataatagaaatgggctgagggaccggcactagatcaataccaaaatcaatatccctgttcaGTGGCATACCCAACAGGTATGCAGGAAAAACATCGATaaaatccctcacaataggaatagaatcaatactaggagtatctgcactgacatccctcacaaagtctaAGTATAAAacacaacccttcccaaccatccgatgggccttcagaaatgaaatcaccctactggggatgaaatcagtcgaacctcgccactcaatccgtggcacaccaggcatagccaacatcactatcttagcatgacaaccCAATATAGCACgatacggagataaccaatccattctcaatatcacatcaaagtccaccatacaaagcaacaatagatccactcgggtctccagacccccaatagtcactacacacgaccggtATACACAGTCCATAactatagtatcgcccaccggggtagatacacgaacagatgaaataagagactcacagggcatatccaaataacgagcaaagtatgatgacacatataaaaaagtggaaccaggatcaaatagtACAGAGGCATCTATGTGGCAGACTGATACAATACCTCTAATCacaacatctaaagcaataacatctagtatggctgggagtgcatagaaatgggcctgaccaccacctgatcgacctccccctttggGGCGACCTCTAGtagactgacctctacccctagctgcctgagcgGGTGGCGAAGTAACTAAAGTCGACGGCTGACTCCTATGCTGATAccgaccctcaagaagatgaggacactgcctcctcatatgcccaaactctccacactcgtaacaactccTTAGTGTGGGGaacggggactaaagggaacccctaacACCGGAGTATCCATTAAAAGGACctagcatggaagaaccctgaaccgatggagcacgagatgaactttGGGCTGGtaggcactgagtgatgaatggccctgatgtgagctgtgagaaccatggcccgatgatgccctaTGATGAActaggcgagctgactgagcatgtctgaatggacggcctctaccgtgctgaaactgacctctcgaaggagcaccatcaaaactaccagatcctcgaggcctcttggcctccctctcatctcgcttctggcaatgaactgactcaatctcacaagCAATGTGAACAACCTCCtaaaaagtagcacctgacaccctctctctggtcatgagaatccAAATCTGATATGTCAGACCATTAACGAACCTCCGaatcctctctctatccgtaggaactaaccaaacagcatgacaagctaactcttagaaccttatctcatactgtatcacagtcatatctctctgacgcaactgctcgaactgcctgcgcaactcctctctgcgagactatggcacatacttctccaaaaagagaacggagaaatgctgccaggtaaggggcgttGCATCaataggcctacacctctcataaacttcccaccaagtaaaggcagctccaaaaaactaaaagtagtaaatgctaccCCACTGGTCTCAAGAATACCCACTGTACAAAGAATACTCTGGCACTTGTCCAAGAAGCCCTAGGTATCCTCGCCCTTTGTACCACTAAAAGTCAGAGGTTGAagtttaccaaacctctccaatcgatgcTGCTCATCGTCAAGCATAACTTGTACCACATACTCCTGAGATGGTGCAACCGggtgggctggaggtgcccctggtatctgaagtccctgcacaacctactTAGGTGTGTGAGCAACGGAAGTCTGAatacctcccccagcctgagaagtagctatggtcgtagtaactgagactgccTGAGCTAACCCAGTGCACACTAATAGAATCTAAGGTAGAGCCTCCTAAAGGTCTGGAATCACAATAAGCACAGtcagtgcctgagctggtgctgctggagtgtCCACAACTAGAACCTGAttctgaactggggcggctggtggatctgcaagtgctgccctagctgttgtgcgggctacacccctgcccctaccatgagCTCGACCatgacctcggcctctagtggccccaactagtggtattggtggtcgtccgtcttgaccggtagcacgtgtcttcaccatctatgagagaatagataacagaagtttagtactagaatcaacagatttgCACAACAGGAATTTTAAGattgtgaagtttttcctaaaggttctacgcctcttgaggataagtacagacgtctacgTACCGACccgtaagactctactaaaccggctcatgactcacgagaccaatgcaacctaggctctgataccaacttgtcatgaccccagaTACCAACTTCTGAAATTTCTTTCTAATTCTTGTATGTTTTCTTCGTCAAAGTAGTTCTAATATCGAACTCATCGAGTTCGTTGAAGGCACCTCCCACAGATGTTGTGTACTATAACTACGGTCAATTAGCATACTTCAAGATATTATTGACTGATTGTAACCCATATTGAAGGTTTTATAAGTTGTAACATTGGAAAGGTAAGCTTAATTCATAGTAATTTCATTCTAATCTATTCATTTTGGTGATTCTTCTTAAATTCTCATCTTTTATTCCTTGGTTGTATTTGTAGAAAAGGGGTGGATGCAATTATTTTAGATGGATGATGAAGACTTCTCTTCACAAGAAAATGCCTAGTATGGATGATTGTATTGTCTAGTATCATTTTGCTTAGAAGGAAGTTGCAGACTTGTTTCAATTAGTACAATGGTTGGTCTAGTACAagattatttaattttgtttgaATTAATTCAAGGAAAGAGTTTGAATTTGTATGTAAGAAATTTTTTGCCTTGTTAGCTCAACTGCTGCCTTGTTTTTTATAGTTGTCATGTGATATTGGCCAAAAAGAAATGCAACATTAAAGAGAAGCTGGTCACAATTTGGTGCAATTTCAAACTAGATTATGGTAGCTTtaagtttttcttcaaaatgatgtCAATCATCCACATAATACAACCATATTAATGTACTTAAAATACATCAAAATACATTAGAAGCAGTCAATAACATGTGTTTGCTGCTGCAAATTATATTGCCACGCAAAAACCTAAAACTAATAAAACTACTGGTTGTTGGAGTCCCTCATCTACTGTAATTAGAGAGTGGTAATGGCATCTCTACCTTTCCATCTCAATCCTTGAGGATTAAAACAAATGTCAATATCTGGTGGAGTTGTACTCATGATATTTGAACCAGCATTTACTAGTATCTCTTATGATGTTCCTGGCTGAAAAATATTAACAAATCAACATTGATATCTTTGTGAAACTAGAATAATAATGATATGATCGTGCATATAAACTTACATTTAGTATTTGAGTTCCAGTTCTTCTATCTTTATAGACACCAAATCCAACATTGTTGGGCCTCTTTCGCCTCCTGTAGTAGCATCTATTGGTCCCTTGCCCCTCTTCTGCACAGAAATTCCTCTTCCTCTACCACCCCTACCTATTCCCCTGCATGTTACAAGATTTGTTGAAGCTGCACTGAAGCCAATAGGAGTTGGTGGTTGTTGGCTTGAACATTTTCTAGGTTGAACCTTTCTAACTCTTGAATTATCTGCACAAAGAGAAGAAGGTTGACTAGAAGTTGTAGGTTAGCTAGAAGATGCAGGTTGGCTAGAAGCTGCAGGTTGGCTTGAACTTGGAGGCTGACTTGAACTTGGAAGCTGACTTGAACTTAGAGGCTGACTTTAATTTGGAGGTTCAACCCTTCTAATTCTTGAACTATCTGCACAAACAAAAGAAGTTGCTTTAGGTAGGCTTGAACTTGCAGCTTTGATGGAACTTACAAGTTGCTCAAAACTTCTATTTTACGGTAAAGTCATGACCATTCCAGCCTACAAACATTGAAAACTTATTAAGGATTTAGCATAAAAAATATACAGTTTTCTAAGCCGCAAAGAATCAACAGTTGGTTACCTTACAAACTCTTCTGTTGTGGCATTGTTGATGACATTTGGAACAAGTCATTTTCACCCCTTTTCTGCAATGCTTTCCATACTTCTTCTTAAGTTCATCTTTCGCCTTTCTTCTACATTTCTTTGGTCTGCCAGTGTCACAaccccaaataccccggtcgtgatggagcctatcacagtactaggcaagccgaccaaTTATTTACCACAatgaaatattttataaaaataattttctagtATCGAATAAATCTCAAATTTGTCATATGAAATAGATGAATAAAATAGAACATGCGGAAAACCAGTACAAAATACCAACACAACCCAACAATACAGTGTCACAAGttaagagcctctaaatacaacccaaACTGACTGAATATTACATCATAAATCTGAAATGGCAGAAAAACTAAGagaggaaggaggaaagcagggctgcaaacgtcgtgcagctaccttgcagtcttcGGTAAAGATCTGAGAGTGCTGGGAACCCTTACTTTGCTATGCGGgcacctgaatttgcacacaaggtgaaAGGAGTAACGTGACtacgctaactcagtaagtaactaaagtaaataaggtttaAGTGTAGTGACGAGCAGGGTtcaacagaatatcaagtcaaaTTCAACAATTTAATAGCCGGTTACttcgtaaaaacttcagtttcaattgaaatactttgaaatcatttatttatcagttttcaatagaggctcagtaataaagaagagtgaaaacaacAAAATATCATAAAGGGGCCCTttgggcaaggtatcactcacaGTATAgtctctcgggcaagcctctcagtcactcgtgactcagatCTCGTCACATcttactcacactcagcactccggctCACTAATATTTCATAATAATAGTAATCataataactgttgcggcgtgcaacctgatccatagtttatagttgaCTACGCTCACTGTAGGTGTACAGATTCCGGAgggactcctacagcccaagcgtcatatcgcttcggtgcgcaacctgatccaatatatatcgctgtggcgtgcagcccgatccatatgtatattgctgcggcgtgcatcccgatccataatagatatataatccttacCATTATGTCctaaacctctctcagtcattaacctcccGGCCACTCGGTCATATCAGTAAAAtcagggaactcaacccaaacagtTTCATATCTAGAAATAGAGTGATAAAACCGGTTTTAAacaaataacaggtaaaacatgataGAGGATATACTTTCAAATAAAACagagtgaggaaaatagtaaaaatacccctaagggtctaagcaggtcggcacaaggccccaaatatggcGTACAGGCCAACATATAGTATAAATCTCAATAATAccggatatcataagatttcaaatcatatacgcggcttaatagtctctacgggacgaaccaagtcacaatccctaccggtgcacgcccacatgctcgtcacctagcatgtgtgtcacctcatttatcaaaaccaATACGAAAtactggggtttcataccctcaggtccagatttacaatagttacttacctcgaaccggatgAATTACTACTCTGCGacacccttgcctctcgattccaccttaactcgcgtcgaatctacccaaaatcagaatcataatattagaatatgctaagggaatgaagcccatgcgaaaataaccaaattacaacacaaatcccgaaattgaccaaaGCCGACCCCCGGGCCcccgtctcgaaatccgacaaaatttacatcaatggaatccgcattcccccacgagttcattcataccaaaagtactaatatccgaccacaaatgacccctcaaatccgtAATCTTAGGTCTCCAATTTTCCAAGCTCTAACCCCCAATTAGCTACTGATATTcccatagatttcaagcttacaacctaaataaatcatcataaaaacaaGTTTAGGGACCAAGGACCTTACCTCCACGATCCCTCTTCAATTTGCAACCTCAAGCTCAAACCCATATGAGAAAATGATGAAATAACCAAAATTTTGCGAAGGAAACCTTATATACTTTttggcccaggcttttcgcacctgtaGTCCCTACACCGCACCTGTGATACTGCATCTGCGGTTTACACTTAAAACCAAAATTTCGCacatgcggtctcgcaggtgcgaccAATCATCTACACCTGCGCTTCACCCCTTCACGCTAGCTTCTGCATATGCGGCTAGCCTTCCGCTTATGCGGtctcgcacttgcggtccccaagccgcaggtgtGGTTTTGATAGTGGTTCAGCAGCTCTGGCTACAAATCTCAAACTCCAAATCTCCCGTCatccatccgaaatcaccccgaggcccccgggacctcaaccaaaagtacgaaaAATTTGTATactactatccaaacttataccaaactTCGAATCACCTAAAACCACATCAAATCAACaaaataacatcggattcaagccaaaagttccaaaaacttccgaattccgcttttgatcacaaagtctatcaaacttcgtccgaatgacctgaaattttgcacacacatcacaattgacacaacagacctactccaactttcgaaattccattccgacccctatatcaaaatctcacctatcaactggaaaatgccaaaattccaatttcgtcaattcaagcctaaatctactccgaacctccaaaacacattccgatcatgctcctaagtgccaaatcacctcccaaacctATCCAAACCAtaggaattcacatccgagccctttttcacataagtcaacatccagttgacttttccaacctaagattactcaaaatagactaagtgtctcattcctatCCAAAACCATTATGAACTTGAACCAACCAACCCAGTACCATATAACACAGACGAACAAagaataaagaagcagaaatgggggtaacggagcggtaactcatgaaacaaccggccaggtcgttacagcCAGACATGGTGAGCAGGAGGCTCAATTTTTAAACTTGTGGTTTATGTCCACATATTCATTGTGGGAATTGGTTGTAGAAAGTATTGGTAGGCCTTTAAGAAGGTATCCTTCCTATACCAATGCTCTCTAGTCATTATTTTCTTCTAATTTGCTCCAACATAGTGATAATTGATTTGTGCCTAGGAGCTAAAATTCAAGAGTTAAAAGTCTCACACATTATTTTCAACAATGTCACACTTGGTATATTTTTTTAAGTATGCCCTGTACTATGTTTTTTTCTGTATTTTAACAAGTCTTCACAAATATGCTTACTAAGCTTATCAATTTTTGTCATCTTCTCTTTTAATTTCACTTCATAACTTGAGCTAGTACATCTCTAAAATTGCTTTCTCCTTTCCTCTCTTTTCTAGTATTGATGCCAATTGGACCAGCTGCGTCTTGCACATATCATGTACTCATAGTCAGGCAGAAGTTCAAGTATAGTTGGCACAAGCCCCTACAAACAAGATTAAGACATTTAGTGAATAACATACAAAACAACAGTTAAACTTAAGATAGAATAAACATCACATTACCTTCTGCATATCTGATATCACAGTAAGCCCCGTCCACTTCCCAATTGAAGATCTTATATCAGGTAATTAATGATAAATAGCCAACTATGCTTGGTCTTCTGGTCTACAACAG
This sequence is a window from Nicotiana sylvestris chromosome 3, ASM39365v2, whole genome shotgun sequence. Protein-coding genes within it:
- the LOC138886998 gene encoding uncharacterized protein, with translation MRRQCPHLLEGRYQHRSQPSTLVTSPPAQAARGRGQSTRGRPKGGGRSGGGQAHFYALPAILDVIALDVVIRGIVSVCHIDASVLFDPGSTFLYVSSYFARYLDMPCESLISSVRVSTPVGDTIVMDCVYRSCVVTIGGLETRVDLLLLCMVDFDVILRMDWLSPYRAILGCHAKIVMLAMPGVPRIEWRGSTDFIPSRVISFLKAHRMVGKGCVLYLDFVRDVSADTPSIDSIPIVRDFIDVFPAYLLGMPLNRDIDFGIDLVPVPQPISIIPYRMAPVELKEQLQELLDKRLMRPSVSP